In Vitis riparia cultivar Riparia Gloire de Montpellier isolate 1030 chromosome 19, EGFV_Vit.rip_1.0, whole genome shotgun sequence, the following proteins share a genomic window:
- the LOC117909053 gene encoding glutamate receptor 2.7-like: MKAIAVVIESQDWHRVTVVYKDIPSSATGAVLQLSEALKDVGIEIGHLLPLPPLSSSSSLVEELHSLKEGQCRVFVVHTSLQLGVHLFETAKKMEMMKEGYIWIITDTISSLVHSIKASTISSSMDGIVGVKSYFNETTPQFKIFRGRFRRKFISEHPDEEKNEPGIYAAKAYDATWAAALAMKGGRDTGQQLLEKISNGQFDGLTGKIQFSDQKLAPAHIFQIINVVGKSDRELGFWSETSEESGFWGDGRALAQVVWPGGPRNTPRGWTPSTDEKPQKIGVPSGSTFKQFVEVIQDGNNISFKGFSINVFNATVERLPYALPHKLYAFNGTYDELVRQVYLKVRDMLSSFIQFLALPI; this comes from the coding sequence ATGAAAGCCATTGCTGTAGTTATTGAGTCTCAGGATTGGCATCGGGTGACCGTAGTATACAAGGACATCCCGTCCTCCGCCACTGGAGCCGTTCTCCAACTCTCAGAAGCCCTGAAAGATGTAGGAATAGAAATAGGCCACCTTCTGCCTCTCCCAcctttgtcttcttcttcttcattggtTGAAGAGCTCCATAGTCTTAAAGAAGGGCAGTGTAGAGTGTTTGTGGTTCATACATCCTTGCAATTGGGGGTTCACCTATTCGAAACTGCCAAGAAGATGGAGATGATGAAAGAAGGGTATATATGGATCATTACAGACACCATTTCCAGTCTTGTCCATTCCATAAAAGCCTCTACCATCTCCTCATCCATGGATGGAATTGTAGGTGTCAAAAGCTACTTCAATGAAACCACTCCCCAGTTCAAGATATTCCGGGGGAGATTCAGGAGGAAGTTCATCTCAGAACACCCTGACGAAGAAAAGAATGAACCCGGGATTTACGCAGCTAAGGCCTATGATGCCACTTGGGCTGCAGCTCTAGCAATGAAGGGAGGAAGGGATACTGGCCAACAACTCctagaaaaaatttcaaacggCCAATTTGATGGCTTAACTGGAAAGATCCAATTCAGCGATCAGAAATTAGCCCCAGCACATATATTTCAGATCATCAATGTTGTAGGGAAGAGTGATAGAGAACTAGGGTTCTGGTCCGAGACATCGGAGGAGTCAGGTTTTTGGGGAGATGGAAGAGCTCTGGCACAGGTGGTTTGGCCTGGGGGACCCAGGAATACTCCAAGGGGATGGACTCCTTCAACAGATGAGAAGCCACAGAAGATTGGCGTGCCCAGTGGGTCCACTTTCAAACAGTTTGTAGAAGTGATACAAGatggaaataatatttctttcaaaGGATTCTCAATCAATGTCTTCAATGCAACTGTGGAACGCTTGCCATATGCTTTGCCACATAAGTTGTATGCCTTCAATGGCACATACGATGAACTAGTGAGACAGGTTTATTTAAAGGTACGAGATATGCTGTCTTCTTTCATTCAGTTTCTTGCTCTTCCGATTTGA